A window of the Streptomyces finlayi genome harbors these coding sequences:
- a CDS encoding kelch motif-containing protein: protein MKYRPSRRTRRLAISTAVVLALAGANGPWLYRFGTERYHAYEINTAEYKAANGHWDYLDVPAEFRINTIHAALLHTGKVLLVAGSGNNQKNFDAKSFRSVLWDPETNGFKNIPTPKDMFCSGHTQLPDGKLLIAGGTKRYEKLEGDVTKAGGLMIVQNEDPDQPITLPAGTRFTGKENGKTFVSKDPVLVEKATKIFDKQTGAFVRNEPGRGRIYVEARKSGMKYETGTEDNYRIAGLSGSDTRNVYGIAQKLALDKKDFQGIKEAYEFDPVAEKYITVDPMNEARWYPTLTTLKDGKVLALSGLDEIGQIVPGKDEIYDPETKKWEYTGVVRKFPTYPAVFLLNDGKLFYSGSNAGYGPASMGRAPGVWDLGTNTFKKIPGLSDPDKMETSATVRLPPAQDEKFMVIGGGGVGESEKSSERSRLVDLGQPKPRFVDGAALSDGTRYPSASLLPDDSLLVTGGSEDYRGRGGSDVLQARLYDAKSDTYKRVADPAVGRNYHSGSVLLPDGRVMIFGSDSLYADRDNTRPGTFEQRIEIYTPPYLYRGSRPELTGGPKRIARGGTGTFESPQASSLTSAKLMRPSAVTHVTDTDQRTVALDLKTSADGVTVTVPRNRALVPSGWYMLFVTDDRGTPSEGTWVEVP from the coding sequence ATGAAGTACCGCCCGAGCCGCCGTACCCGCCGACTGGCGATCAGCACGGCGGTGGTTCTCGCGCTCGCGGGGGCGAACGGACCGTGGCTGTACCGCTTCGGGACCGAGCGCTACCACGCGTACGAGATCAACACCGCCGAGTACAAGGCCGCGAACGGCCACTGGGACTACCTCGACGTCCCCGCCGAGTTCCGGATCAACACGATCCACGCGGCGCTGCTGCACACCGGCAAGGTGCTGCTCGTCGCGGGCTCGGGCAACAACCAGAAGAACTTCGACGCGAAGAGCTTCCGGTCGGTGCTGTGGGACCCGGAGACGAACGGGTTCAAGAACATACCCACGCCCAAGGACATGTTCTGCTCGGGCCACACCCAACTGCCGGACGGAAAACTCCTGATAGCCGGCGGCACCAAGCGGTACGAGAAGCTGGAGGGCGACGTCACCAAGGCCGGCGGCCTGATGATCGTCCAGAACGAGGACCCGGACCAGCCCATCACCCTGCCGGCCGGCACACGGTTCACGGGCAAGGAGAACGGGAAGACGTTCGTCTCCAAGGACCCGGTGCTGGTCGAGAAGGCCACGAAGATCTTCGACAAGCAGACCGGGGCCTTCGTACGCAACGAGCCCGGCCGCGGACGGATCTACGTCGAGGCCCGGAAGTCCGGCATGAAGTACGAGACGGGCACCGAGGACAACTACCGGATCGCCGGTCTCTCCGGCTCCGACACCCGTAACGTGTACGGGATCGCGCAGAAGCTCGCCCTGGACAAGAAGGACTTCCAGGGCATCAAGGAAGCCTACGAGTTCGACCCGGTCGCGGAGAAGTACATCACCGTCGACCCGATGAACGAGGCGCGCTGGTATCCCACGCTGACCACGCTGAAGGACGGCAAGGTCCTCGCCCTCTCCGGCCTGGACGAGATCGGGCAGATCGTGCCCGGCAAGGACGAGATCTACGACCCCGAGACGAAGAAGTGGGAGTACACCGGCGTCGTCCGGAAGTTCCCCACCTACCCGGCGGTCTTCCTGCTCAACGACGGCAAGCTCTTCTACTCCGGCTCCAACGCCGGGTACGGACCCGCGAGCATGGGCCGGGCGCCCGGCGTCTGGGACCTGGGGACGAACACGTTCAAGAAGATCCCCGGGCTCAGCGACCCGGACAAGATGGAGACCTCGGCGACCGTACGGCTGCCCCCCGCCCAGGACGAGAAGTTCATGGTCATCGGCGGGGGCGGGGTCGGCGAGTCCGAGAAGTCGAGCGAGAGGTCCCGGCTGGTGGATCTCGGGCAGCCGAAGCCGCGGTTCGTGGACGGCGCTGCGCTGTCGGACGGCACGCGCTATCCGAGCGCCTCACTGCTGCCGGACGACTCCCTGCTCGTCACCGGCGGCTCCGAGGACTACCGCGGGCGCGGGGGCTCCGATGTGCTCCAGGCACGGCTGTACGACGCGAAGTCGGACACGTACAAGCGGGTGGCCGACCCCGCGGTCGGCCGCAACTACCACTCGGGCTCGGTGCTGCTGCCGGACGGCCGGGTCATGATCTTCGGCTCCGACTCCCTGTACGCGGACCGGGACAACACCCGGCCGGGTACGTTCGAGCAGCGCATCGAGATCTACACCCCGCCGTATCTGTACCGCGGGAGCCGGCCGGAGCTGACGGGCGGTCCGAAGCGGATCGCGCGGGGCGGCACGGGGACGTTCGAGAGCCCGCAGGCCTCGTCCCTGACGTCGGCGAAGCTGATGCGGCCGAGCGCGGTCACGCATGTCACGGACACGGACCAGCGCACGGTAGCGCTGGACCTGAAGACCTCGGCGGACGGGGTCACGGTGACGGTGCCCAGGAACCGGGCGCTGGTTCCTTCGGGCTGGTACATGCTGTTCGTCACGGACGACCGGGGCACGCCGTCGGAGGGGACGTGGGTGGAGGTGCCGTAG
- a CDS encoding glycosyltransferase family 2 protein, whose amino-acid sequence MTSTPPGARQDNDSSRTTQLRIPSQLRTGQRRRQTNKALPRYDYEHYSRLAGPLTQPEPGRPYTVRYRSLLSQEPHRLRAALLLGAAPLVSLGLFAWLMQPAHWTERDPNLKNDTLLILDIVMLVSIGLIELFRTMNVLSNAHATLVARDPVPVVPETGTKVAFLTSFVPGKEPLEMVTKTLEAAVRIRHRGLMHVWLLDEGDDPAVKEVCARLGVHHFSRKGVARWNQATGPHRAKTKHGNYNAWLDAHGGDYDFFASVDTDHVPLPNYLERMLGYFRDPDIGFVIGPQVYGNYDTFVTKAAESQQFLFHALIQRAGNRYGAPMFVGTSNAVRISTLKQIGGLYDSITEDMATGFEIHRARNPLTGKKWRSVYTPDVLAVGEGPTAWTDFFTQQLRWSRGTYETILKQYWKGWFSLPAGKLFNYTMMIIFYPMSAMNWILAALSCALFLGMGASGVQIDPTIWMMLYGNASALQIGLYIWNRRHNVSPHEPEGSGGLAGMMMSALSAPIYARSLMDAVLRRKSSFVVTPKGDSSSPDTLFGTFRIHLFFLLVFGGSIVASFFLGHSHPAMLTWACLALLITAAPILGWRYTVRAERKKRRAGPQPPPRPQPEPSRRPGPADNEQTMQIALGRREK is encoded by the coding sequence ATGACGTCGACGCCGCCAGGCGCCCGGCAGGACAACGACTCTTCCCGGACCACCCAGCTACGGATACCGTCGCAGCTGCGGACCGGGCAGCGACGGCGCCAGACGAACAAGGCGCTGCCGCGATACGACTACGAGCACTACAGCCGGCTGGCGGGTCCCCTGACCCAGCCCGAACCCGGCCGGCCCTACACGGTCCGCTACCGCTCCCTGCTCTCGCAGGAGCCGCACCGCCTCAGGGCCGCCCTGCTCCTCGGCGCGGCTCCTCTCGTCTCCCTCGGCCTCTTCGCCTGGCTGATGCAGCCGGCGCACTGGACGGAACGCGACCCGAACCTCAAGAACGACACGCTGCTGATCCTCGACATCGTCATGCTGGTCTCGATCGGTCTGATCGAGCTCTTCCGCACGATGAACGTCCTCTCCAACGCGCACGCGACACTCGTGGCCCGTGACCCGGTCCCGGTGGTGCCGGAGACCGGCACCAAGGTCGCCTTCCTCACCTCCTTCGTGCCGGGCAAGGAGCCCCTGGAGATGGTGACGAAGACGCTGGAGGCGGCGGTACGCATCCGGCACCGCGGACTCATGCACGTCTGGCTGCTCGACGAGGGCGACGACCCCGCGGTCAAGGAGGTGTGCGCCCGGCTCGGTGTGCACCATTTCTCCCGCAAGGGTGTCGCGCGCTGGAACCAGGCCACGGGCCCACACCGCGCGAAGACGAAACACGGCAACTACAACGCCTGGCTCGACGCCCACGGCGGGGACTACGACTTCTTCGCCTCGGTCGACACCGACCACGTACCGCTGCCCAACTACCTGGAGCGGATGCTCGGCTACTTCCGCGACCCGGACATCGGCTTCGTCATCGGCCCTCAGGTCTACGGCAACTACGACACGTTCGTCACGAAGGCCGCCGAGTCGCAGCAGTTCCTCTTCCACGCGCTGATCCAGCGCGCCGGCAACCGCTACGGTGCCCCGATGTTCGTCGGCACGAGCAACGCCGTACGGATCTCGACCCTCAAGCAGATCGGCGGTCTGTACGACTCGATCACCGAGGACATGGCCACCGGCTTCGAGATCCACCGCGCCCGCAACCCGCTGACCGGCAAGAAGTGGCGCTCGGTCTACACGCCGGACGTGCTGGCCGTCGGCGAGGGACCCACCGCCTGGACGGACTTCTTCACCCAGCAGCTCCGCTGGTCGCGCGGGACCTACGAGACGATCCTCAAGCAGTACTGGAAGGGCTGGTTCTCGCTCCCCGCGGGCAAGCTCTTCAACTACACGATGATGATCATCTTCTATCCGATGTCGGCGATGAACTGGATACTCGCCGCGCTGAGCTGCGCGCTGTTCCTCGGCATGGGCGCCTCGGGTGTGCAGATCGACCCGACGATCTGGATGATGCTCTACGGCAACGCCTCCGCGCTCCAGATCGGTCTCTACATCTGGAACCGCCGCCACAACGTCTCGCCCCACGAGCCCGAGGGCTCCGGCGGACTCGCCGGGATGATGATGTCGGCGCTCTCGGCACCGATCTACGCACGCTCCCTGATGGATGCCGTCCTGCGCCGCAAGAGCTCGTTCGTGGTGACGCCCAAGGGCGACTCGTCGAGCCCGGACACCCTCTTCGGCACCTTCCGCATCCACCTCTTCTTCCTTCTCGTCTTCGGCGGCTCCATCGTCGCGTCCTTCTTCCTGGGCCACAGCCATCCCGCGATGCTGACGTGGGCCTGCCTCGCCCTGCTGATCACGGCGGCGCCGATCCTGGGCTGGCGGTACACCGTGCGCGCCGAGAGGAAGAAGCGCCGCGCGGGGCCCCAGCCTCCGCCGCGGCCACAGCCGGAGCCGTCGCGGAGGCCAGGCCCGGCCGACAACGAACAGACCATGCAGATCGCCCTTGGGAGACGTGAGAAATGA
- a CDS encoding IS4 family transposase — protein MQEKSVITRTVEAAGGVYAPGHLGELTQIVDFVLVDAVIDETGSREKRLRLLPSRVVVYFVLALALFEDCSYRGVWGKLTAGLEGLPLVRPAVSSLSRARRRIGAAPLRRLFEILAGPVAHLGQAGSFYRGLRTVAVDGTLLHVPDEEALTWRYPKRAGESVEFGYPLLRLVVLVECGTRAVLAAAFGPESDGELTYAGRLLSVLDRTMLLLADAGFDANEFARDVQATGAQFLVRSSARRIPTPFRHLDDGSYLARIGYGVLPVMLTVRVIEASVTVTLADGTVRTEQWRLLTTLLDPAAHPAARLVDLYHERWQSETTYFSIKATMLDGRVLRSRSLTGLDQEVYALLTTYQALIRAASDTACTRPGLDMDRISFTVLQTTAGDTVTTATAILPPTGPADLVGTIGRAVLDALHPARHRHRVKARTRKNPTSKYGPNAGQHPTTSQNYTVHTTVTFFEHGLASRSRT, from the coding sequence TTGCAGGAGAAGTCTGTCATCACGCGCACGGTCGAGGCGGCCGGGGGTGTGTACGCGCCCGGCCACTTGGGCGAGCTGACCCAGATCGTGGACTTCGTACTGGTGGACGCGGTGATCGATGAGACAGGGTCACGTGAGAAGCGGCTGCGGCTGCTGCCGTCCCGGGTGGTGGTCTATTTCGTCCTCGCGCTGGCCCTGTTCGAGGACTGTTCCTATCGGGGCGTGTGGGGCAAGCTGACGGCGGGGCTGGAGGGACTGCCGTTGGTGCGTCCGGCGGTCTCCTCGCTGTCCCGGGCCCGACGGCGGATAGGAGCGGCACCGCTGCGGCGGCTGTTCGAGATCCTCGCCGGACCCGTCGCCCACCTCGGGCAGGCCGGCTCGTTCTATCGGGGGCTTCGGACCGTGGCCGTGGACGGCACCTTGCTGCACGTGCCCGATGAGGAGGCGCTCACCTGGCGCTATCCCAAGCGGGCGGGCGAGAGCGTGGAGTTCGGCTACCCGCTGCTACGACTCGTGGTCCTGGTCGAGTGTGGCACCCGTGCCGTGCTGGCCGCCGCGTTCGGCCCCGAGAGTGACGGCGAACTCACCTACGCGGGACGCCTGTTGAGTGTGCTGGACCGCACGATGCTCCTGCTGGCCGATGCCGGCTTCGACGCGAACGAGTTCGCCCGGGACGTCCAGGCCACCGGCGCCCAGTTCCTGGTGCGCTCCTCCGCCCGCCGCATACCCACCCCCTTCCGGCACCTGGACGACGGCTCCTACCTGGCCCGGATCGGCTACGGCGTCCTGCCCGTCATGCTGACCGTCCGCGTCATCGAGGCGTCCGTCACCGTGACCCTGGCCGATGGCACCGTCCGCACCGAGCAGTGGCGCCTGCTCACCACTCTCCTCGACCCGGCCGCCCACCCAGCTGCCAGGCTCGTGGATCTCTACCACGAGCGGTGGCAGTCGGAGACGACGTACTTCTCGATCAAGGCAACGATGCTGGACGGCCGTGTCCTGCGCTCCCGCAGCCTGACCGGCCTCGACCAGGAGGTCTACGCCCTGCTCACCACCTACCAGGCCCTGATCCGTGCCGCTTCCGACACCGCCTGCACCCGGCCCGGCCTGGACATGGACCGCATCAGCTTCACCGTCCTGCAGACCACCGCCGGCGACACCGTGACCACCGCGACCGCGATCCTGCCCCCGACGGGACCCGCCGACCTCGTCGGCACCATCGGCCGGGCCGTCCTCGACGCCCTGCACCCCGCCCGCCACCGGCACCGCGTCAAGGCCCGCACCCGAAAGAACCCCACCAGCAAGTACGGCCCGAACGCCGGACAACACCCCACGACCAGCCAGAACTACACCGTCCACACCACTGTCACGTTCTTCGAGCACGGACTTGCGAGCCGCTCGCGGACGTAA
- a CDS encoding peptidoglycan-binding protein yields the protein MTVPVFEEYEPAVDCTCAGCAAQRRAAARAVPTRHGGHPAAHGARRALVLVTAAGVVLSSGAAEAATATGHATGPARTDAPADPEPATPQGEKGPLQGVGASGPPSAPTFRATTRADIINRAKVWVSAKVPYSMEKYWSDGYRQDCSGFVSMAWNLGRNEWTGSLDQYGTRIAREDLQPGDILLFHNPGDPNKGSHVTIFGGWTDYRHSHYTAYEQARPRTRKQATPMAYWNNSDRYVAYRYRGLTGGASGSSFSTPYPGAGRFGPGASNKYVTQLGRMLVARGGKRFYSQGPGPDWGEADRRATQAFQMAQGWRGKEADGIPGPQTWRHLTGGTGRGIPAAGTGGSPNTVSPFPGRGHFKPGQSNSHVARLGTQLVRKGYGRHYVSGPGPRWTEADRRNVEAYQRSLGWRGSEADGYPGPHTWRRLFG from the coding sequence ATGACTGTGCCGGTCTTCGAGGAGTACGAACCCGCTGTCGACTGCACCTGTGCGGGGTGTGCCGCGCAGCGCCGTGCCGCGGCCAGGGCCGTGCCGACGCGGCACGGCGGACATCCGGCGGCGCACGGCGCACGCCGGGCGCTGGTGCTGGTGACCGCCGCCGGAGTGGTCCTGTCCAGCGGGGCCGCCGAGGCGGCGACCGCCACGGGACACGCCACGGGGCCCGCCCGGACGGACGCGCCGGCCGACCCGGAACCGGCGACCCCACAGGGCGAGAAAGGTCCACTGCAGGGGGTGGGTGCCTCGGGGCCGCCCTCGGCTCCGACGTTCCGGGCGACCACGCGGGCCGACATCATCAACCGGGCCAAGGTGTGGGTCTCCGCGAAGGTCCCGTACAGCATGGAGAAGTACTGGTCGGACGGCTACCGCCAGGACTGTTCGGGCTTCGTCTCGATGGCGTGGAACCTGGGGCGCAACGAGTGGACGGGCAGCCTCGACCAGTACGGGACACGGATCGCCCGGGAGGATCTGCAGCCCGGCGACATCCTGCTCTTCCACAATCCGGGGGACCCGAACAAGGGCTCGCACGTCACGATCTTCGGTGGCTGGACCGACTACCGGCACAGTCACTACACGGCCTACGAACAGGCCCGTCCCCGCACCCGCAAGCAGGCGACGCCCATGGCGTACTGGAACAACTCCGACCGGTACGTGGCCTACCGCTACCGGGGCCTCACGGGCGGGGCGAGCGGCAGCAGCTTCTCGACGCCCTACCCCGGGGCCGGGCGGTTCGGGCCCGGTGCGAGCAACAAGTACGTCACCCAGCTCGGCAGGATGCTCGTGGCGCGGGGCGGAAAGCGGTTCTACTCGCAGGGGCCCGGCCCGGACTGGGGCGAGGCGGACCGGCGGGCGACCCAGGCGTTCCAGATGGCCCAGGGCTGGCGGGGCAAGGAGGCCGACGGCATCCCCGGCCCCCAGACCTGGCGTCATCTGACCGGCGGCACGGGACGCGGCATTCCGGCCGCCGGTACGGGCGGCAGCCCCAATACGGTCTCGCCCTTCCCGGGCCGCGGCCATTTCAAGCCGGGTCAGTCCAACAGTCATGTCGCACGGCTCGGCACACAGTTGGTGAGGAAGGGCTACGGCAGGCACTACGTGTCGGGCCCGGGCCCCCGGTGGACAGAGGCGGACCGCCGCAACGTCGAGGCGTATCAGCGGTCCCTGGGCTGGCGCGGCAGCGAGGCCGACGGCTATCCGGGCCCGCACACCTGGCGGCGGCTCTTCGGGTGA
- a CDS encoding SPFH domain-containing protein: MTETGTETGTTIETMTGAAPAPAPAPAPAPASDMGERDGQVADAVAGAREVPDAPGAVTEVDLVLDLVPADAVVGASASVPVRGSDGASVAGGGVLPHGWADAGHASGPVVVPGPGPGARGTAVDADSWWDTGRRHSVIANESTASIPVHLLFRDDRDAQITRGAQNTRDAQESRDTHDVRDTGTGRPEPGDPSALPAFVTRRPRPVRRPPLPRSPQSQAQPSTRPAPLGDPRLSERPGPALPGWAALLTGAAGTVAGLATLWWSGALPAAALDRIGIGSRPYDGVGIGAWVLLTFLVTVVLFALGGLGRGRVGYAWVLTLFGDYRGSVRRTGLVWVSPLLLRRRVDVRLRHWRSEPLPSVDANGTALRVVVLVVWRIKDTVRATLGVADHEEYLREQVEAAMARVLSQLPADAFNEDAHTLRNAEAVGDALTRMLKADCEPVGIDVYSAQPTGIEYAPEVAAAMQRRRIAAIDARHRDSVLTSVVDAVDDTVHRLTSRGIVELDDYERKALVKDLTVAFYTGRSGSEGS; this comes from the coding sequence ATGACCGAGACCGGGACCGAGACCGGGACCACGATCGAGACCATGACCGGGGCCGCTCCGGCTCCGGCTCCGGCTCCGGCTCCGGCTCCGGCCTCGGACATGGGCGAGCGGGACGGGCAGGTGGCGGACGCCGTGGCCGGGGCGCGTGAGGTGCCGGACGCGCCCGGCGCCGTCACCGAGGTGGATCTGGTGCTCGACCTCGTCCCGGCGGACGCCGTCGTCGGGGCGTCCGCCTCGGTCCCGGTCCGGGGGTCCGACGGTGCCTCCGTGGCGGGCGGCGGTGTCCTGCCGCACGGTTGGGCCGACGCCGGCCACGCCTCCGGGCCGGTCGTCGTGCCGGGGCCCGGGCCGGGGGCCAGGGGCACGGCCGTCGACGCCGACAGCTGGTGGGACACCGGGCGGCGGCACTCCGTCATCGCCAACGAGTCCACGGCCTCCATCCCGGTACACCTGCTCTTCCGCGACGACCGTGACGCACAGATCACACGCGGCGCGCAGAACACACGCGACGCACAGGAATCCCGTGACACGCATGACGTGCGGGACACCGGTACGGGTCGTCCCGAGCCCGGTGATCCGAGTGCGCTGCCCGCCTTCGTGACCCGTCGTCCCCGGCCCGTACGGCGTCCGCCCCTGCCGCGCTCGCCGCAGAGTCAGGCGCAGCCGTCGACCAGGCCCGCGCCGCTCGGCGACCCCCGGCTGTCCGAGCGGCCCGGACCCGCCCTGCCCGGCTGGGCCGCGCTGCTCACGGGGGCGGCCGGGACCGTGGCCGGGCTCGCCACCCTCTGGTGGTCAGGGGCGCTGCCCGCCGCCGCGCTCGACCGCATCGGGATCGGCTCGCGCCCGTACGACGGCGTCGGCATCGGGGCGTGGGTGCTCCTGACGTTCCTGGTGACGGTGGTCCTGTTCGCGCTCGGCGGTCTCGGCCGGGGCCGGGTCGGATACGCCTGGGTGCTGACCCTGTTCGGCGACTACCGGGGGAGTGTCCGTCGCACCGGCCTGGTCTGGGTCTCCCCGCTCCTGCTGCGCCGCCGCGTGGACGTGCGGCTGCGGCACTGGCGCAGTGAACCCCTGCCCTCCGTCGACGCGAACGGCACCGCGCTGCGCGTGGTCGTTCTCGTCGTCTGGCGGATCAAGGACACCGTGCGGGCCACCCTCGGCGTCGCCGACCACGAGGAGTATCTGCGTGAGCAGGTCGAGGCCGCGATGGCACGCGTCCTCTCCCAGCTGCCGGCCGACGCCTTCAACGAGGACGCCCACACCCTCCGTAACGCCGAGGCCGTCGGCGACGCGCTGACCCGGATGCTGAAGGCGGACTGCGAACCCGTGGGCATCGACGTGTACTCGGCGCAGCCGACCGGCATCGAGTACGCCCCCGAGGTCGCCGCCGCGATGCAGCGGCGCCGGATCGCCGCGATCGACGCGAGGCACCGGGACAGTGTGCTGACGTCCGTGGTCGACGCCGTCGACGACACGGTGCACCGGCTCACCTCGCGCGGCATCGTGGAGCTCGACGACTACGAGCGAAAGGCGCTGGTGAAGGACCTGACGGTGGCCTTCTACACCGGTCGCAGCGGCTCCGAAGGTTCCTGA
- a CDS encoding lytic polysaccharide monooxygenase auxiliary activity family 9 protein, with protein sequence MRKRASAAVIGLVIAGASMFATGSASSHGYTDSPISRQKLCANGTVTGCGAIQWEPQSVEGPKGFPAAGPADGKICSAGNAGFAALDDPRGGNWPATKVTGGQGYSFRWQFTARHSTSDFRYYITKNGWNSSQPLTRAALESQPFMSVPYGNQQPPSTLTHQGTIPTLKSGKHIILAVWNVADTGNAFYACSDVRF encoded by the coding sequence ATGCGGAAAAGGGCAAGCGCGGCCGTGATCGGCCTGGTGATAGCGGGCGCGTCGATGTTCGCGACCGGCAGCGCCAGCAGTCACGGCTACACCGACTCCCCGATCAGCCGTCAGAAACTCTGTGCCAACGGCACGGTGACCGGCTGCGGCGCCATCCAGTGGGAACCGCAGAGCGTCGAGGGCCCCAAGGGCTTCCCGGCGGCCGGTCCGGCGGACGGCAAGATCTGCTCGGCCGGAAACGCCGGCTTCGCGGCGCTGGACGACCCGCGCGGCGGCAACTGGCCGGCGACCAAGGTCACCGGCGGCCAGGGCTACAGCTTCCGCTGGCAGTTCACGGCCCGGCACTCCACCAGCGACTTCCGGTACTACATCACCAAGAACGGCTGGAACTCCAGCCAGCCGCTCACCCGGGCAGCGCTGGAGTCGCAGCCGTTCATGAGCGTGCCGTACGGGAACCAGCAGCCCCCGTCGACGCTGACCCATCAGGGCACCATCCCCACCCTGAAGTCCGGTAAGCACATCATCCTCGCCGTCTGGAACGTCGCGGACACCGGCAACGCTTTCTACGCCTGCTCGGACGTGCGGTTCTGA
- a CDS encoding IclR family transcriptional regulator domain-containing protein: MALKPEPTAPFHSVQYALRVLETVSKHGTGVTDVQIARETGLPTGHLASLLLTLRREGYVEQITDGAYVIGSSLLLLGSGAARRQALEDRLQLTLMQLRDSVDAAVYLSRYVDGEIRVTQVAAGPGTPAVNEWVDFRSAAHASAIGKCLLTQLDQNGRRDHISRHKTARLTSRTITSEKVLFSRLDSQPATVPMLDLQEYALGTVCAAVPLTAGASAGCLALSLPIEDAHRLRSAADTLNRRAAPVLLSLAL, encoded by the coding sequence GTGGCGTTGAAGCCCGAACCGACCGCGCCGTTCCACTCGGTGCAGTACGCCCTACGCGTACTCGAAACGGTCTCCAAGCACGGCACCGGTGTGACCGACGTACAGATCGCCCGCGAGACGGGGCTGCCCACGGGGCACCTCGCCTCCCTGCTCCTGACGCTGCGCCGCGAGGGGTACGTCGAGCAGATCACCGACGGCGCGTACGTCATCGGCTCCTCGCTCCTCCTGCTCGGCTCCGGCGCGGCCCGCCGGCAGGCCCTGGAGGACAGGCTCCAGCTGACCCTGATGCAGCTGCGTGACTCCGTCGACGCCGCGGTCTACCTCAGCAGGTACGTCGACGGCGAGATCCGGGTCACGCAGGTGGCGGCCGGGCCCGGCACGCCCGCGGTCAACGAGTGGGTGGACTTCCGGTCGGCGGCGCACGCCAGCGCGATCGGGAAGTGCCTGCTGACGCAGCTCGACCAGAACGGGCGGCGCGACCACATCTCCCGGCACAAGACGGCACGGCTCACCTCGCGGACGATCACCAGCGAGAAGGTCCTCTTCTCCAGGCTGGACAGCCAGCCCGCGACGGTCCCGATGCTGGACCTCCAGGAGTACGCGCTGGGCACGGTCTGCGCGGCGGTGCCGCTGACCGCCGGGGCATCGGCGGGCTGCCTGGCTCTCTCGCTGCCGATCGAGGACGCGCACCGGCTGCGGTCGGCGGCGGACACCCTGAACCGGCGGGCGGCTCCCGTACTGCTGTCACTGGCGCTCTAG
- the ehuA gene encoding ectoine/hydroxyectoine ABC transporter ATP-binding protein EhuA — MATESAPLKEPADAAPGQATTGVEPLVRFDRVVKRYGDHVVLDELDFTVRRGEHVTLIGPSGSGKTTILRLLMTLEKVSDGVIWVDGSPLSHVRAPDGSLKPAGEKRLRESRKKIGMVFQQFNLFPNMKVLQNITEAPISVLGMDRDKAEARARELLDLVGLSEKTDAHPSQLSGGQQQRVAIARALAMEPEILLLDEVTSALDPELVAGVLDLLSDIARTTDITMLCVTHEMNFARDVSKKVLMFDAGRVVESGSPEKIFTAPEHERTREFLNAVL, encoded by the coding sequence TTGGCCACTGAATCTGCCCCCCTGAAGGAGCCCGCGGACGCGGCCCCGGGCCAGGCGACGACCGGCGTCGAGCCGCTGGTCCGCTTCGACCGGGTCGTGAAGCGGTACGGCGACCACGTGGTCCTGGACGAGCTGGACTTCACCGTGCGGCGCGGTGAGCACGTCACCCTGATCGGTCCGAGCGGCTCCGGCAAGACGACGATCCTGCGGCTGCTGATGACACTGGAGAAGGTCAGCGACGGGGTGATCTGGGTCGACGGTTCACCGCTGTCGCACGTACGCGCCCCGGACGGCTCCCTGAAGCCGGCGGGCGAGAAGCGGCTGCGGGAGTCCCGGAAGAAGATCGGGATGGTCTTCCAGCAGTTCAACCTCTTCCCCAACATGAAGGTGCTCCAGAACATCACCGAGGCGCCGATCAGCGTGCTGGGCATGGACCGCGACAAGGCGGAGGCCAGGGCCCGGGAACTGCTCGACCTGGTCGGGCTCTCGGAGAAGACCGACGCACACCCCTCCCAGCTCTCCGGCGGCCAGCAGCAGCGGGTGGCCATCGCCCGGGCACTCGCGATGGAGCCGGAGATCCTGCTCCTCGACGAGGTGACGTCGGCACTGGACCCGGAGCTGGTGGCGGGCGTACTGGATCTGCTGTCGGACATCGCCAGAACCACCGACATCACGATGCTCTGCGTGACCCATGAGATGAACTTCGCGCGGGACGTCTCGAAGAAGGTGCTGATGTTCGACGCCGGACGGGTCGTGGAGTCCGGATCTCCGGAAAAAATCTTCACCGCGCCGGAGCACGAACGTACGCGCGAGTTCCTCAACGCGGTGCTGTGA